CCATGGCCCGTTTCGTCGGCGCGATGGCCATGCTCATGTCGTTTATGGTGGCGGCTTTCCTGCTTATTCCCGCCTCGGCCCGGGACCGTCTGGTCAACCTGAGCCTTTTCCTGGTCCTGGCCGCTTTCGGGGCCTGGATGTACCTGGTTCCGGGCCGGGCGCGCCGGACGGAGCGCTGAGCCGCCGGGGGAAGTTCCACCGCATAAGCCGTTTTTTCTTGCCGTCACGGCCAGGCTGATCGATATTAGTTGTTAATCCGGCTTATTCCGACACCTGTCTATCCCCCCGGGCCGTGCTGCACGGCCGATCCCGAGCCACCCCATCCAGGAGCAATGCTATGCTCAGACACGCAGTCCGGTCGCTTGTGGCCGTCAGCCTGTCGCTTATCGCCCTTCTTTCAGCTGGGTGCGCCAAGCCCCAGCGGCCGGCGGTAACACCCGATCCGTTCCGGGTCGCCCCGGTGCCCGCCGGCTGGCAGGTGATCGGCCCGGGCGGCGGCGGCAGCACGTTCATCCCTGCGTTTTCGCCTACCGACCCCTCGCGGATCATGATCCGCTGCGACATGACCGGCAGCTACCTGACCCGTGACAACGGCGAATCCTGGCAGATGCTGAATTTCCCCGGCGGCGTGGGGGCGTTCGCTTTCGACCCGAACAAGCCCGACGACATCTACGTGGGCAGCCGCGGCCTCTACCGCTCGCGCGACGGCGGTTCGAGCTGGGAAATCCTGTTCCCGGCCCTGTCCGCGGTCCAGGCCATCGAGCGCCACGATGACCACGCCGATATCCACCTGGTGACCAACGACAATTTCCCCGGCGGCGAGGTGGCCTCGATCCTGGCCGACCCGGAAACCGCGGGGAAGATCTACTGCGCGGTCAACGGCGGCCGCGGCAGCGGCGGCGCGGCCGGCCTGTACGTGAGCCAGGATGATGGAAAGACCTGGAGCGAGGGGGCCAAGTTCGACTCGCCGGTCCTGGCCCTGTTCCAGAACCCGTCCGATCCGGGCCGCGTGGTGGTGTTCTGCCGCCGCTCCTGGAACGCCTGGGACAAGACGGGCGGCCAGGTGGAGAGCCGTCCGCACCCGGACGAGATGAGCGCGGTGACCTCGGTCTCCGCCGGCGTCGACCCGGACAAGCCCGGTGTTTTCAGGCTTTGGGCGGTTTCCATCCCCGGCCGCCTGGGCGATCGTATGCCCGGCAAGGTGTTCGTGAGCGAGGACGCCGCCGCGAGCTGGCAGGAGGTCACGGCCAACGTGGTCGCCGGCAACCCGCTGGCCGACCCGGCCAACGCCCCCTCGTTCACCTGGATCGCCAGTTGCCTGGGCGACAGCCGCAGCGCCTACCTGGTCTGCAGCCGCTACGTCCAGAAAAATGAAAGCGGGCAGCCGGGGTTCTATTACGGCATTTTCCGCACCTCGGATGCCGGGAAGTCCTGGCGCTGGGTCTACCGGTCCGGCGGCGGCAGCGGTCAGTACGGGGTGAGCGACGGCAAGGAAGCTGACAACATCCAGGATTCCTGGGTCCACGAGGCTTTCGCCCGCGATTTCGTCCTGGCCATCTGCACCTCGGTTTCGCCGGTCAACCCCGAGCGCGCCATTTTCACCGACTGGTACCGCTCCATGAAGACCGAGGACGGCGGCGGCACCTGGACCGCCCTGTATGCGAAAAATCTGCCCGACAGCACCGTGGTCAGCCGGGGCCAGGATGTCACCACCTGCTACGGCGTGCATTTCGACCCCTTCGACCCGCAGCACATCGCGATCAGCTACACTGACATCGGCTATTTCCACTCGTTTGACGGCGCCAGGTCGTGGCGGCGCTCGGTCAACGGCATCCCGCGCGAGTGGGAGAACACCTGCTTCTGGATGGAGTTCGACCCCACGGTCCAGGGCCGCATGTGGTCGGTCTGGTCCGCGATGCACGACATCCCGCGTTTCAAGATGATCCGCCGTCCGGGCTGGGAAAAATGGGCCGTGGGCGGCGTGGCGGTCAGCCAGGACGCTGGCCGCACCTGGCAGGTCTCCAGCAACGGCCTGCCCGAGAACAGTCCCACCACCTGCCTGGCCCTCGACCCGTCCTCGCCCGCCGGCGCGCGGGTGCTCTACGCCACGGTCTACGGCCAGGGCGTGTACAAGTCCACGGATGACGGGGCGAGCTGGGTGCTGAAGAACAACGGCCTGGGCCAGGACTTGAATGTCTGGCAGATCAAGCTGGTTGACAGCCGCACGCTCTACCTGGTCGCCACGCCCTCGCTCACTTACGGCGATTCGGCCAATACCCTGGTGGACGGTGCGTTGTACCGCTCGGACGACGGCGGCGAGAGCTGGAAAAAGCTGACTCTGCCGGCCGGGGTGCGCTTCCCCAACTCCATCGAGTTCGATCCCTCGCGGCCCGAGCGGCTCTACCTGGCCTGCTGGGCCGACCTCGACCCCGGCGATTTCGGCGGCGCGCGCGAGCAGGGGGTGATCGAGAACCAGGGCGGCGTGCTGCTCTCCGAGGATGGCGGGGCCACCTGGAGCCAGATCTACGACCCGCACGCCTATGTCTACGCGGTCACGGTCGACCCCTCCAAGCCCGGCCGGGTCTACCTGGTGACGTTCCACAACGGCGCGTTCCGCAGCGATGACCAGGGCGCCACCTGGGGACGGATCGACGGGTACAATTTCTACTGGGGACACCGCGCGGTCCTCGACCCGCAGGACACGAGCAAGATTTACATCACCACGTTCGGCGGAAGCGTGTTCCACGGCGCGCCCACGGTGAACGGCAAGTGATGACGGCATAGTGGAATGAAGTGCAGAGGGGCGGGCTCGATACCCGCCCCTTCGCTTTGACATCCGGGTCCCGCTTTGGAGCGGACAGCGATCTGCAAGATTCAACCTGTGGGAAGAGTATATGAAAACTTATATAAACCTTGTCGCCCTTTCTCTGACAGTCGCGTTAATAGGTCTTTCCTGCGGCCAGAAGCCCGAGGTCCAGGAGGCGGCCCCTGCGGCGGCGGCCCCGGTCTCGGCCTGGCGCGTGATCGGCCCCGGCGGCGGCGGTGGGCAGTTCATCCCCACGGTCAACCCGTCCGACTCGAACAACGTGTTCATCCGCTGCGACATGACCGGCGCCTATGTCACCTATGACGGGGCCAGGAGCTGGCGCATGTTCAACCTGCGCACCGTGGTGGAGGATTTCGAGTTCGATCCCTCCGTGCCCAACACGGTCTACGCCTGCACCCGCTCGGCGCTCTGGCGCTCCGAGGACCGCGGCGTGCGCTGGCACCTGGTCTGGCCCGCCCCGGGCAACGTGACAGCCGAGCGCATGCTGGGCGACCACGCCGACCAGCTTTTCGAGACCACGGACGGTATGCCGGACGGCGCGCTGCAACTGGTCCGGGTGGACCCGTCCGACAGCCGCCGGATTTATGTCGGGCTTTCTCCGGCCTTCCATCGTGGCGAGGGCGGCCGCGGCCCGCAGGGCGAGAGCCAGGACAGCGCCCGGGTGTTTGTCTCTGCTGACCGCGGCGCGAGCTGGCAGCTGCTGGGTAAAGTGTCCGGCCGGACAATCCGGGCCATCGCACCCGGGATCTGGGACAGCGCGCCGGGCGAGGTGACCGCGGTCTCGGAGCGCGAGGCCGCGCGCCTGCGCCCGGACGGCAGCGGCGAGCACACCCCGTTGCCGGCGCCGTTCAGCCAGGCCGCGGACTGCGGCAAGGGGGCGAAGGGCAGCGTAATCTATATCCTGGCTGGCTGGGACCGTCGCGCGGGCGGGGCCGCCCCCGCAACTCCGGTTTTCCGCTCGGATGACCGCGGGGCGACCTGGGTCGCGGCTGCGGGCAACCTCACCCCGCCAGCCGGAATGGCGAATTTCTCCACCCTGGCCACTTGCGAATCCAACCCGGCAGTGGCCTATCTTTCCTGCAACCGGTTCCCGGCCAGCGGCTCCCTGGCTTATTTCGGCATCCTCAAGACCACGGACAGCGGCGCCAGCTGGCAGTGGGCCTACCAGGCCACGGATGACGGCGTGGTGGGGAAGAACCATGCGGATGGCTGGATGGACGAGACCTACGGGCCCTCCTGGGCCGGAGCGCCGATCTGCCTGGGAGTCAGCCCGACCGATCCCAATATCTGCTACGGCACGGATTACGGCACCAGCCAGCGCACAATGGACGGCGGCAAGTGGTGGGAGCAGGTCTACAGCCGCAAGCTGGAGGATGGCTCCTGGACCAGCCGCGGCCTGGATGTCACCACCTGCTACGGCGTGCATTTCGACCCCTTCGACAGCCTGCACTGCTTTATCAGCTACACCGACATCGGCCTGTTCCACAGCCTGAACGGCGGCGAGAGCTGGATCCACAGCCTGAAAGGCGTGCCTGGCCCCTGGATCAACACCTGCTACTGGCTGACTTTCGATCCGCAGGTGCAGGGCAAAATCTGGTCGGTCTGGGGCAACGCTCACGATCTTCCCCGGCCCAAGATGTTCCGCGGCGATTTCAGCCGTTTCCAGGGCGGAGTGGCGCTCTCGGAGGATGGCGGAAAGTCCTGGCGCGCTGTCACCGACGGGATGCCCGCCAACACGGTCTGCACGCACGTGCTGCTCGACCCGGATAGCCCGGCCGAGGCCCGCACGCTTTATGTCTGCGGGTTCGGCAAAGGCGTGTTCAAGTCAGTAAACGGCGGGGCGAACTGGAAGCTGATGAACAAGGGGCTTTCGGACAAGAACCTCAACGCCTGGCGCATGGAGCGCCTGCCGGATGGCAGCCTGTTCCTGCTGATCGCCAGAGGCGGAATCGAGGGCCGGGGCTATATCGACGGCGGGCTGTATGTGAGCCGGGACGGCGCGGCGAGCTGGAAACAGGTCCCGCTGCTGCCAGGGGTAAATGCCCCCAACGACCTGGTGGTCGACCCGCAGGACCCCAAGCGCATGTACCTGAGCTGCTGGCCCGCGCCGGTGGAGGGAGTGGAGCGTAACGGAGGGCTGTTGCGCACGCAGGACGGTGGCGCGAGCTGGGAGCGGGTGTTCGACGAGGACGCGCACGTCTACGCCGCGGCGGTCGACCCGGCGAACCCGGCGGTGGTCATTATCAACACCTTCGACAGCGCGGCGTTCCGCAGCGAGGACTACGGCGCGAGCTGGGCCCGTCTGGGCGGCTACAATTTCAAGTGGGGCCACCGTCCGGTGTTCGACCCGCACCACCCGGACAAGATATTCCTGACCACGTTCGGCGGCAGTGTGTTCTACGGCCCGGCCAAGGGCGACCCTGGCGCGTTCGAGGACATCGTGGAGCACGAGGTTTTACGCTGGTAGGTGATATAAAAATTTTAATAGAAACGGGCGCCGGAGATATTCCGGCGCCCGTTTCTATACAGGCGGTTCCAGAGCCATCTTAAGTGAAACTGTAGAGGCGGCCCCCTGTGGCCGCCCTGGTGCGGGAGCGGCTAAAGCTGAAGGTGCTGCCTGTACTCCTCCTGGAATATCTGCCGCTCCGCTCCCGTTTCAGCCAGAGCCCGGATTTCCTGTTCCGTGATCGGCCCGGTGGCCCCGCGGCGCGCGCAGTTGAGCGCCCCCAGCAGGTTCCCCCGGCGGCAGCATTCGGCCAGCGCGCAACCTTGCAGCCAGGCGTCGAGAAACCCCGCGCTGAACGCGTCCCCCGAGCCCACCGTGTCCAGCACCTTTACTTGATAACCCGGCGAATACAGCACCCCGGGAGTTCCCCTCGCCGCAGCCAATGCGCCGCTCGCGCCCAGGCTGATCACACAGGCGGTCAGCCCCAGCTCCTCCAGGCTCCGCGTGCAGAAAGC
The genomic region above belongs to bacterium and contains:
- a CDS encoding PfkB family carbohydrate kinase, translating into GNPEFTILPDRAYDRIQFTPELEHAAATARCVCFGTLIQRTASSRETLHRLLDRADSALKFLDLNLRQGCYSQQTVTASMRRADILKLNAHEALEVMEMLGWSGLDLPAFCTRSLEELGLTACVISLGASGALAAARGTPGVLYSPGYQVKVLDTVGSGDAFSAGFLDAWLQGCALAECCRRGNLLGALNCARRGATGPITEQEIRALAETGAERQIFQEEYRQHLQL